In one Meles meles chromosome 17, mMelMel3.1 paternal haplotype, whole genome shotgun sequence genomic region, the following are encoded:
- the LOC123928254 gene encoding transmembrane protein 256-like: MAGPGVAFRRFGALSGAGALGLASYGAHGAQFPDAYGKELFDKANKHHFIHSLALLGVPHCRKPLWAGLLLASGTALFCTSFYYQALSGDPSIQTLAPVGGSLLILGWLALAL, encoded by the coding sequence ATGGCCGGGCCGGGTGTTGCTTTCCGCCGCTTCGGCGCCTTGTCCGGAGCCGGGGCCTTGGGCTTGGCCTCATACGGGGCGCATGGCGCCCAGTTTCCGGATGCCTACGGGAAGGAGCTGTTTGACAAGGCCAACAAACACCACTTCATACACAGCCTGGCCCTGTTAGGGGTGCCCCACTGCAGAAAACCCCTCTGGGCGGGGTTACTGCTGGCCTCGGGAACAGCCTTATTCTGCACCAGCTTTTACTACCAGGCTCTGAGTGGAGACCCCAGCATCCAGACTTTGGCCCCtgtgggggggagcctgcttatctTGGGCTGGCTTGCCTTGGCTCTTTGA